From the genome of Cognaticolwellia beringensis, one region includes:
- a CDS encoding C4-dicarboxylate TRAP transporter substrate-binding protein produces MSPKMNIISKFFKVATLTVAALSAIPALAETVLTYGEPGPNRGARAGATKWFAQEVEKRSGGDLKIEIKWGGALFKANASRQSIAAGVVDMGTIIPDYFPKEMVSFSLTNLPFENLDPWVGLKANFDHMQSPEVTSNLAKQNLSFVTSYMLSNVIVLCKGGAVRTLEDIKGKKIRGVGTFGKIFGDLGANLVSMSIYKAYQGLGNGLLDCSLGYMSATIALKQHEASDSLTKLNWGTYTGLGIFINKDALTKLSPSQKNIINEVGADFINYLGENIMEADKRAEDLLTQGIEGRKLEMITLPSSGSAQLYAASQYHITKWEKEANKSGLAGKTMVENYKASLKKYSQERDLNGYPWAR; encoded by the coding sequence ATGAGTCCAAAAATGAATATCATTAGCAAGTTTTTCAAAGTAGCCACATTAACAGTTGCTGCTTTGAGTGCAATCCCTGCTTTAGCTGAAACGGTTCTCACTTATGGTGAACCTGGGCCAAATAGAGGCGCTCGTGCTGGAGCTACCAAATGGTTTGCACAGGAAGTTGAAAAGCGCTCTGGTGGCGATTTAAAAATTGAAATTAAGTGGGGTGGCGCCTTATTTAAGGCTAATGCCTCAAGACAGTCTATTGCTGCGGGCGTGGTCGATATGGGAACTATTATCCCCGATTACTTTCCAAAAGAGATGGTGTCTTTTTCACTGACTAACTTACCTTTTGAAAACCTCGATCCTTGGGTTGGTTTAAAAGCTAATTTTGATCATATGCAATCCCCTGAAGTTACCAGTAATTTAGCCAAGCAAAACTTATCCTTCGTCACTTCATACATGCTCTCCAACGTTATCGTGCTATGTAAAGGGGGTGCTGTTCGAACACTTGAAGATATTAAAGGTAAAAAAATTCGTGGTGTTGGTACCTTCGGTAAAATATTTGGCGACCTAGGAGCCAATTTGGTCAGCATGAGCATTTATAAGGCTTATCAGGGGCTAGGTAACGGTTTGCTCGATTGCAGTCTAGGTTACATGAGCGCCACAATTGCCTTGAAACAGCATGAGGCGTCTGACAGCCTAACCAAGCTCAATTGGGGCACTTATACCGGTTTGGGAATATTTATAAATAAAGATGCGCTAACGAAATTGAGTCCTTCTCAGAAAAATATAATAAATGAAGTTGGCGCTGACTTTATCAATTACCTTGGTGAAAATATAATGGAAGCTGACAAAAGAGCAGAAGACCTACTGACACAAGGAATTGAGGGTCGCAAGTTGGAAATGATTACTCTGCCTTCTTCAGGTTCAGCTCAATTATATGCCGCGAGTCAATATCACATTACGAAATGGGAAAAAGAAGCCAATAAAAGTGGCCTAGCTGGGAAAACCATGGTGGAAAACTACAAAGCTTCTCTTAAAAAATACAGCCAAGAGCGGGACCTCAATGGCTACCCTTGGGCACGTTAA
- the glpD gene encoding glycerol-3-phosphate dehydrogenase — protein MNAINEVFDLAVIGGGINGAGIAADAAGRGLNVVLCEQNDLASATSSKSSKLIHGGLRYLEHYEFKLVRQALAEREILLKNAPHIIKPLQFRLPHQPHLRPAWLIRIGLFLYNNLARRVSLPASKGIKFSHDSPLVSNITKGFEYSDAWVDDARLVILNALSAQDNGAIIKTQTQCIKAIREDKVWVITLKDSLTGVISFIRARSIVNAAGPWVAQLFSDAFSLKSPQNIRLVKGSHIVVPRIHAQPEAYMLQNADQRIIFVTPFEDDFSLIGTTDVEYKGEPSDVEISDDEIDYLLDSTNAYFKKKISRADIITTYSGVRPLLDDESVNAQAVTRDYTLELEDLADKTPILSVFGGKITTYRKLAEAAVDKLSPYFPNIGPTWTADTPLPGGNFDNIDLLTQGIKKEFPWLPSALRTRLIRSYGTIIFALLNNIDSIEAMGFCFGADLYELEINFLIEHEWAINVEDIIWRRTKRGLYLSMSQVAFIQQHIDKHPSVVERKSLQNKKTI, from the coding sequence ATGAATGCAATAAATGAAGTATTTGACCTTGCTGTTATTGGCGGTGGTATAAATGGCGCTGGTATCGCGGCAGATGCTGCTGGCAGAGGACTAAATGTTGTCCTGTGTGAACAAAACGATCTTGCCTCTGCTACTTCTTCTAAAAGCAGTAAGCTTATTCATGGTGGATTGCGGTATTTGGAGCATTATGAATTTAAGCTCGTTAGACAAGCGTTAGCAGAACGTGAAATTTTACTAAAAAATGCCCCTCATATTATTAAACCTCTACAATTTCGCTTACCTCATCAGCCTCATTTAAGGCCCGCTTGGCTGATCCGCATTGGGCTATTTCTTTACAACAACCTAGCAAGGCGTGTAAGTTTGCCGGCTTCTAAAGGTATTAAGTTTTCACATGACAGTCCTTTAGTGAGTAATATAACTAAAGGCTTTGAATACTCAGATGCTTGGGTAGACGATGCAAGATTAGTCATCCTAAACGCGCTTTCAGCACAAGACAATGGCGCCATAATAAAAACGCAAACCCAATGTATAAAAGCGATACGCGAAGATAAGGTTTGGGTTATTACGTTAAAAGATAGTTTAACTGGCGTCATCAGTTTTATCCGTGCTCGCAGTATCGTTAATGCTGCAGGACCTTGGGTAGCTCAATTGTTTTCAGATGCTTTCAGCCTTAAATCTCCTCAAAATATTAGACTAGTTAAAGGCAGCCATATCGTGGTGCCACGTATTCATGCTCAACCAGAAGCGTATATGCTACAAAATGCTGATCAGCGCATTATATTTGTCACCCCTTTTGAGGATGATTTTTCGTTAATTGGCACTACTGATGTTGAATATAAAGGTGAACCATCGGATGTTGAAATATCGGATGATGAAATTGACTACTTGTTAGACAGTACTAATGCGTATTTTAAGAAAAAAATATCACGAGCAGATATTATAACGACCTATTCTGGCGTTAGACCTTTATTAGATGACGAGTCAGTTAATGCCCAAGCGGTTACCCGCGACTACACATTAGAGCTAGAAGACTTAGCAGACAAAACGCCTATTCTTTCAGTTTTTGGTGGTAAAATAACTACTTACCGTAAACTAGCAGAAGCTGCAGTTGATAAACTTAGTCCTTACTTCCCAAACATTGGGCCTACATGGACAGCAGACACCCCGCTGCCTGGTGGAAATTTCGATAATATAGACTTATTAACTCAAGGAATTAAAAAAGAGTTTCCATGGTTGCCTTCAGCACTGCGTACTCGATTGATCCGTAGCTACGGTACAATAATTTTCGCTTTATTAAATAATATAGATAGTATTGAAGCCATGGGATTTTGTTTTGGTGCTGATTTATATGAGCTGGAAATCAACTTTTTAATCGAACATGAATGGGCTATTAATGTTGAAGACATCATATGGCGACGAACGAAAAGAGGACTTTATTTATCAATGTCGCAAGTCGCTTTCATACAGCAGCATATTGATAAGCACCCTAGCGTTGTAGAGCGTAAATCATTACAAAATAAAAAAACTATTTGA
- the glpK gene encoding glycerol kinase GlpK: protein MLKYLLAIDQGTTSSRAMLFTKFGKVHASAQEEFEQHFPKDGWVEHDPSDIWQTTLRTCRKVLSDNNVLATEVIAIGITNQRETTLVWDRKSGEPIYNAIVWQDRRTAEYCQSISTPETEALINDKTGLLLDPYFSATKIRWILDNVEGAQEKAENGELAFGTVDSFLLWHLTSGKVHKTDATNASRTMIFNIHQQVWDEELLALFNIPAAMLPEVMDSSDNFGYVDSALLGSEIPILAMAGDQQAALFGQACFEEGMAKSTYGTGCFLMLNTGSKALKSKNKLLTTVAYRLNGKPTYAIEGSIFMAGATIQWIRDGLKLIGSACETESIAEKVPLDHGVFLVPAFTGLGAPYWDPNARGAILGLTRDSGIKEIVTAGLQSVCYQTKDLQKAMESDGLRPSLIRVDGGMVANNWLLSFLSNILGATIDRPEIIETTALGAAYLAGLKAGVYSSTDELANMWHCEKRFTPTIDNEQRNNLYGKWLAAVQRVKS, encoded by the coding sequence ATGTTGAAATACTTATTGGCCATCGATCAAGGAACGACAAGCTCTAGAGCAATGCTTTTTACTAAGTTCGGAAAAGTGCATGCCTCAGCTCAAGAAGAGTTTGAACAACACTTCCCTAAAGATGGCTGGGTTGAACATGACCCTAGCGATATATGGCAAACAACTTTGCGTACTTGTCGAAAAGTACTGTCAGACAATAACGTGCTAGCGACGGAGGTTATTGCCATAGGTATTACAAATCAAAGAGAAACGACTTTGGTATGGGATCGCAAGTCAGGTGAGCCTATATATAACGCTATTGTTTGGCAAGACCGACGCACGGCAGAGTATTGTCAGTCAATATCTACTCCTGAAACAGAAGCTCTAATTAATGATAAAACTGGCTTATTACTCGACCCGTATTTCTCGGCAACTAAAATTAGATGGATACTTGATAATGTCGAAGGAGCACAAGAAAAAGCCGAAAACGGAGAGCTAGCGTTTGGTACCGTTGATAGCTTTTTGTTATGGCACCTTACGAGCGGAAAAGTGCATAAAACGGACGCGACTAATGCCTCGCGCACCATGATTTTTAATATTCACCAGCAAGTATGGGATGAAGAATTACTCGCGTTATTCAATATTCCTGCCGCTATGTTACCTGAAGTCATGGATTCATCAGATAACTTTGGCTATGTCGATAGTGCATTACTTGGCAGTGAAATTCCCATTTTAGCTATGGCAGGTGATCAACAAGCAGCTTTATTTGGACAAGCGTGTTTCGAAGAAGGAATGGCGAAAAGTACTTATGGTACAGGTTGCTTCTTAATGTTAAATACCGGCAGTAAAGCACTTAAGTCTAAAAATAAACTATTAACCACCGTTGCCTATCGACTAAATGGTAAGCCAACTTATGCTATCGAAGGCAGTATCTTTATGGCGGGGGCGACCATACAGTGGATTCGAGACGGGTTAAAGTTAATAGGCTCGGCATGTGAAACTGAATCCATCGCAGAAAAAGTGCCGTTGGACCATGGTGTTTTTCTTGTACCAGCATTTACCGGTTTAGGGGCACCTTATTGGGATCCCAATGCGCGAGGGGCTATATTAGGACTTACGCGCGACTCAGGCATTAAAGAAATTGTTACGGCCGGCCTGCAATCTGTCTGCTATCAAACAAAAGACTTACAAAAAGCAATGGAAAGTGATGGTCTTAGGCCGAGTTTAATTCGTGTTGATGGAGGCATGGTCGCTAACAACTGGTTGCTCAGCTTCTTATCCAATATCTTAGGGGCAACAATAGATCGACCTGAAATCATCGAAACCACCGCATTAGGTGCTGCATATCTAGCCGGGCTTAAAGCGGGTGTTTATAGCTCAACTGATGAGTTGGCAAATATGTGGCATTGTGAAAAACGATTTACCCCCACAATTGATAACGAACAACGAAATAATTTGTACGGAAAATGGTTAGCAGCGGTTCAAAGAGTGAAAAGTTAA